The Nomascus leucogenys isolate Asia chromosome 23, Asia_NLE_v1, whole genome shotgun sequence genome includes a window with the following:
- the LOC115832856 gene encoding liprin-beta-1-like — protein sequence MVSIIQQCPLLGLIREINDLRLKVSEMGSERLQYEKKHKSTKSLMAKLSSMKIKVGQMQYEKQRMEQKWESLKDELASLKEQLEEKESEVKRLQEKLVCKMKGEGIEIVDRARIVFNLEMTEQSAFKIRKSNSMNRRTSILILMSCGRM from the exons ATGGTCAGCATCATTCAACAGTGCCCCCTTCTG GGACTGATTCGGGAGATCAATGATTTGAGATTAAAAGTTAGTGAAATGGGCAGTGAGAGACTTCAGTATGAAAAAAAGCATAAATCAACCAAA TCTTTAATGGCCAAACTTTCTAGCATGAAAATCAAGGTGGGTCAGATGCAGTATGAAAAGCAGCGGATGGAACAAAAATGGGAGTCACTGAAG GATGAACTGGCATCTTTAAAAGAACAACTAGAAGAAAAGGAATCTGAAGTAAAAAGGCTACAAGAAAAATTGGTTTGCAAGATGAAAGGAGAAGGGATTGAAATTGTTGATAGAG CAAGGATTGTCTTCAATCTGGAAATGACAGAACAATCAGCCTTTAAAATAAGGAAGAGCAATTCAATGA ATAGAAGAACATCCATTCTTATATTGATGTCTTGCGGCAGAATGTGA